The genomic region TCGTGCGCGATAAAAACAAAATGCCGCAAGAAATGCTTCTTGCGGCTTACTCGGTCACGAAACGTGCACCGCGTTTATTCGCCTTTGGTAGCAACAACCTTACGACCACGGTAAAAACCGTTAGGGCTGATGTGATGACGCAAATGCACTTCGCCAGTGGTAGGTTCCACGGCCAACGGAGGGTTGGTCAAGAAATCATGCGCACGATGCATACCGCGCTTGGACGGGGATTTTTTGTTCTGCTGAACAGCCATTTTACTACTCCAATCAAATTAATGTTGCCGTTTTAATGCCGCCAATACCGCAAATGGGTTTGGTCGCTCACTTTTCCCTTGTCCGGCCAATTCCGGACATCCATCGTTTGGGTGAACTGGCGATACTGGCAAAGCCAACAACACCTCTTCCTCCAACCAGACTTGCCAATCGAATTGTTCGTCTGCCAACATCGCATCCGCCAATCCGTCCGCTTCTCGATCCCACGCGTCTAATTCGCGCTCATCCTGAGCCAACCACACCTGGCATTCCAAATTCAGATGCCAGGATAATGGTTGCGCGCACCGTTGACACAATAACGATAAATCGCTGGCAACTTTCAGCAACAAATAAGGACGGACATTTACCCCACCCTCGATTGTATAACCCAAGCTACTGGCGTCATCCATCACAGCGTCTTTCAACCGGGATAATTTACCCACAGAGATGACACCATTTATTGTGCTTTTGTTCCGTGCAAAAGCGAGACTATCTATGACTGCCTGTTCCGACATAAGCCGCGCATGATATAATTTTAAAATTGTATTGTCAAAAGAAGGCTTCGGCGCGTGATAAAGAAAATACTTATAGCCAACAGAGGCGAGATCGCCGTACGCATCGTACGTGCATGCTCCGAACTCGGCATAACCTCAGTCGCAATTTATACTGATGCGGATCGCCATGCGCTTCACGTCAAAAAAGCTGATGAATCTTATAACATCGGCTCAGATCCGGTACAGGGTTATTTGAACGCGCATAATATAGTCAATCTGGCGGTTGCCAGCGGCTGCGATGCACTGCATCCCGGGTACGGCTTCCTGTCTGAAAACCCCACTCTTGCCCAAATTTGCGCACGGCGTGGCATCCGGTTCATAGGCCCTGATGCGGATGTCATTCGCATGATGGGTGACAAGATCGAAGCACGCAAGGCCATGATCAAGGCCGGCATCCCCGTTATCCCCGGCAGCGAACACAACCTCGAGAACGTCGAAGAAGCTCGCCAGCTTGCCAATGCCATCGGTTACCCGGTGATGCTCAAGGCGACCAATGGCGGCGGCGGCCGCGGTATTCGTCGCTGCGACTCCGAAGCAGAATTGCTCAAGAACTATGATCGGGTTGTATCCGAAGCCGGCAAAGCCTTCGGCAAACCTGAAGTGTTTCTCGAAAAATGCGTCGTACACCCCAAACACATCGAAGTTCAGGTCATGGCTGACAGCTTTGGCAATACCATACATCTGTTTGAGCGCGACTGCTCCATTCAGCGCCGCAATCAGAAGCTGATCGAAATCGCGCCATCGCCGCAGCTTACCGAAGCGCAACGCCAATACATAGGCAAACTCGCCGTAACGGCCTCCAAGGCTGTAGGTTATGTGAATGCCGGCACTGTCGAGTTTTTGCTCGATGCAGACAATCAGTTCTATTTCATGGAAATGAATACCCGTCTGCAAGTCGAGCATACCATTACCGAAACCATTACCGGCGTAGATATCGTACAAGAGCAAATCCGCATCGCCAGCGGTTTGCCGTTACAGTACAAACAGGAAGAAATTAAGCACAACGGCTTCGCAATGGAATTTCGTATCAATGCCGAAGATCCGAAAAACAACTTCCTACCAAGCTTCGGTCGCATCACCCGTTATTATGCACCAGGCGGGCCAGGCGTACGTACTGACGCAGCCATGTACAGCGGCTATGTCATACCGCCCTATTACGACTCCATGTGCGCCAAGCTAACGGTCTGGAATCTGACATGGGAAAGCGTCATTGAACGCGGTCGCCGCGCATTAAACGACATGACTGTATTCGGGGTTAAAACCACCATTCCGTATTATCTCGAGATTCTGAGAAATGCCGAGTTCCGCAGCGGTCGTTTTAATACTTCATTCGTCGAATCGCACCCGGAACTGATAAACTACGATGTGGGTCAGCCGCCTGAAATGTTGGCCGCAGTGATTGCCGCTGCCATCGCCGCCCATAATGGATTGTAATTCGCTTAAATTTTAGACTGTCTCAACTATGCCAAAAGTATTTATTACCGATCTTGTCCTGCGCGACGGCCACCAATCCCTGATTGCAACCCGCATGCGCACCGAACACATGCTCCCTATCTGCGCCAAACTCGACAATATCGGGTTCTGGTCACTTGAAGCCTGGGGCGGTGCCACTTTCGATGCTTGCGTACGTTTTCTCAAGGAAGACCCTTGGGAACGCCTCGCAAAATTACGCAAGGCATTGCCTAACACGCCGATACAAATGCTGTTGCGCGGACAAAATCTGTTAGGTTATCGTCATTATGCCGATGACGTCGTACGCGCTTTCGTACAAAAATCCGCAGACAACGGCGTTGATGTATTCCGCATATTTGATGCAATGAACGATTTGCGCAATATGCGTGTTTCTATCGAAGCCGTTAAAAAATCCGGCAAACATGCTCAGGGCGCAATTTCGTATACCACCAGCCCGGTTCACGACATTCCCCACTTTGTCGAGCTCGCAAAGGGACTGGCTGATTTGGGTTGCGACACCATCGCCATTAAAGACATGG from Sulfuriferula sp. AH1 harbors:
- the rpmF gene encoding 50S ribosomal protein L32; its protein translation is MAVQQNKKSPSKRGMHRAHDFLTNPPLAVEPTTGEVHLRHHISPNGFYRGRKVVATKGE
- a CDS encoding DUF177 domain-containing protein encodes the protein MSEQAVIDSLAFARNKSTINGVISVGKLSRLKDAVMDDASSLGYTIEGGVNVRPYLLLKVASDLSLLCQRCAQPLSWHLNLECQVWLAQDERELDAWDREADGLADAMLADEQFDWQVWLEEEVLLALPVSPVHPNDGCPELAGQGKSERPNPFAVLAALKRQH
- a CDS encoding acetyl-CoA carboxylase biotin carboxylase subunit, which produces MIKKILIANRGEIAVRIVRACSELGITSVAIYTDADRHALHVKKADESYNIGSDPVQGYLNAHNIVNLAVASGCDALHPGYGFLSENPTLAQICARRGIRFIGPDADVIRMMGDKIEARKAMIKAGIPVIPGSEHNLENVEEARQLANAIGYPVMLKATNGGGGRGIRRCDSEAELLKNYDRVVSEAGKAFGKPEVFLEKCVVHPKHIEVQVMADSFGNTIHLFERDCSIQRRNQKLIEIAPSPQLTEAQRQYIGKLAVTASKAVGYVNAGTVEFLLDADNQFYFMEMNTRLQVEHTITETITGVDIVQEQIRIASGLPLQYKQEEIKHNGFAMEFRINAEDPKNNFLPSFGRITRYYAPGGPGVRTDAAMYSGYVIPPYYDSMCAKLTVWNLTWESVIERGRRALNDMTVFGVKTTIPYYLEILRNAEFRSGRFNTSFVESHPELINYDVGQPPEMLAAVIAAAIAAHNGL